The following coding sequences lie in one Danio rerio strain Tuebingen ecotype United States chromosome 3, GRCz12tu, whole genome shotgun sequence genomic window:
- the kat2a gene encoding histone acetyltransferase KAT2A, with protein MADPAAQSSAQPRLQQAQSSGPTGSNSNPGAGSSDPARPGLSQQQWSSQKKAQVRSFPRAKKLEKLGVFSSCKANDACKCNGWKNPNPPTAARMELQQQAASLTETCRSCGHSLAEHVSHLENVSEEEINRLLGMVVDVENLFMSVHKEEDTDTKQVYFYLFKLLRKCILQMGKPVVEGSLGSPPFEKPNIEQGVLNFVQYKFSHLAPKERQTMYELSKMFLLCLNYWKLETPSQFRQRAQKEDAAAYKVDYTRWLCYCHVPQSNDSLPRYETCQVFGRSLLKSIFTVTRRQLLEKFRVEKDKLPPEKRTLILTHFPKFLSMLEEEIYGENSPIWEADFTMPASEGTQLGHQTVLSPVSISGSPHSKGSSASALGVTGLDVASSEPTIGEKRKLPEALTLEDAKRIRVMGDIPMELVNEVMKTITDPAAMLGPETSLLSANAARDETARLEERRGIIEFHVIGNSLSQKSNKKILMWLVGLQNVFSHQLPRMPKEYITRLVFDPKHKTLALIKDGRVIGGICFRMFPTQGFTEIVFCAVTSNEQVKGYGTHLMNHLKEYHIKHGILYFLTYADEYAIGYFKKQGFSKDIKVPKSRYLGYIKDYEGATLMECELNPRIPYTELSHIIKRQKEIIKKLIERKQNQIRKVYPGLTCFKEGVRQIPVESIPGIRETGWKPSAKEKSKELKDPDLLYNMLKNLLAQIKTHPDAWPFMEPVKKSEAPDYYEVIRFPIDLKTMTERLKNRYYVTKKLFIADLQRVITNCREYNPPDSEYCKSANTLEKFFYFKLKEAGLIDK; from the exons ATGGCGGACCCGGCGGCACAGAGCTCCGCGCAGCCCCGGCTTCAGCAAGCGCAGTCCAGCGGCCCGACCGGCTCCAACTCGAACCCCGGAGCCGGGAGCAGCGACCCGGCCCGACCGGGCCTAAGCCAACAGCAATGGTCCAGCCAGAAGAAAGCCCAAGTCCGTTCGTTTCCGCGGGCGAAAAAGCTGGAGAAACTCGGAGTGTTTTCATCCTGCAAG GCGAATGATGCTTGCAAGTGCAATGGCTGGAAAAACCCCAATCCACCAACAGCGGCTCGTATGGAGCTCCAGCAGCAGGCCGCCAGTCTGACGGAGACCTGCCGAAGCTGTGGACACTCTTTGG CGGAGCATGTGTCCCACCTGGAAAACGTGTCTGAGGAGGAGATTAACCGGCTGTTGGGGATGGTGGTGGATGTGGAGAATCTCTTCATGTCTGTCCATAAAGAAGAAGACACGGACACCAAGCAAGtctacttttatttgtttaag CTGCTGAGGAAGTGTATTCTGCAGATGGGGAAACCAGTGGTGGAGGGCTCTCTCGGTAGCCCTCCTTTCGAAAAACCCAACATAGAGCAG GGGGTGTTGAACTTTGTTCAGTATAAGTTCAGTCATTTGGCTCCTAAAGAGAGGCAGACCATGTATGAGCTCAGTAAGATGTTTCTCCTCTGTCTGAACTACTGGAAGCTGGAGACACCGTCACAGTTTCGGCAGAGGGCTCAGAAAGAGGACGCAGCGGCATACAAAGTCGATTATACTAG gtggCTGTGTTACTGTCACGTTCCTCAGAGCAATGACAGCTTGCCACGGTATGAGACCTGTCAGGTGTTCGGCCGCAGTTTGCTGAAGTCCATCTTCACTGTCACCCGCAGACAGTTACTGGAGAAGTTCAGAGTGGAGAAAGACAAACTGCCGCCAGAGAAACGCACCCTCATCCTCACACATTTTCCAAA gtttCTTTCCATGTTGGAAGAGGAAATCTATGGAGAAAACTCTCCCATCTGGGAGGCAGACTTCACCATGCCAGCCTCAGAGGGCACACAACTGGGCCATCAAACAG TACTGAGTCCAGTGTCCATCTCCGGCTCTCCTCACAGTAAGGGCAGCAGCGCCTCTGCTCTGGGTGTTACAGGTTTGGACGTAGCTTCCTCTGAACCAACAATCG GTGAGAAGCGAAAGCTGCCTGAAGCGCTGACTCTGGAGGATGCCAAGCGGATCCGAGTAATGGGTGATATTCCCATGGAGCTGGTCAATGAAGTTATGAAGACCATCACAGACCCTGCTGCCATGCTGGGCCCTGAG ACCAGTCTGCTGTCTGCAAACGCAGCTCGCGATGAAACGGCTCGTCTGGAGGAGAGGAGAGGCATCATTGAGTTCCATGTGATCGGTAACTCGCTCTCTCAGAAGTCAAATAAGAAGATTCTAATGTGGCTCGTGGGCTTGCAAAATGTTTTCTCCCATCAGCTTCCCCGCATGCCCAAAGAGTACATCACGCGCCTTGTGTTTGACCC GAAGCACAAGACGTTGGCTCTGATTAAAGATGGCCGCGTGATTGGAGGGATCTGCTTTAGGATGTTTCCCACTCAGGGATTCACAGAGATTGTCTTTTGTGCTGTCACCTCCAATGAACAGGTCAAG GGCTACGGGACACATCTGATGAATCATCTTAAAGAGTATCACATCAAGCACGGAATTCTGTACTTCCTCACGTATGCGGACGAATACGCCATCGGCTACTTCAAGAAACAG GGCTTCTCCAAAGACATCAAAGTGCCGAAGAGCCGCTACCTCGGCTACATCAAAGACTATGAGGGAGCCACGCTGATGGAGTGCGAGCTCAATCCCCGAATTCCCTACACCGAACTCTCGCACATCATCAAGAGGCAGAAAGAG ATCATTAAGAAACTGATCGAGAGGAAACAGAATCAGATCAGGAAAGTGTATCCTGGTCTCACCTGCTTTAAAGAGGGTGTGCGTCAGATTCCTGTGGAGAGTATACCAGGCATCA gagaGACTGGTTGGAAACCTAGTGCCAAGGAGAAAAG TAAAGAGCTGAAAGATCCAGATCTGCTCTACAACATGCTGAAGAATCTACTGGCACAGATTAAA ACGCATCCAGACGCCTGGCCGTTCATGGAGCCGGTGAAGAAATCTGAAGCTCCAGACTATTATGAGGTCATCCGCTTTCCTATCG ACTTGAAAACGATGACGGAGCGTCTGAAGAACCGGTATTACGTGACAAAAAAGCTGTTTATCGCCGACCTGCAGCGAGTGATCACCAACTGCAGAGAGTACAACCCTCCGGACAGCGAGTACTGCAAGTCTGCAAACACCCTGGAGAAGTTTTTCTACTTCAAGCTGAAAGAAGCCGGACTTATTGACAAGTAA